One Myxococcales bacterium DNA segment encodes these proteins:
- a CDS encoding thermonuclease family protein — protein sequence MKSREKKALLGISAVHSRGSLGAALSAVGVIGGLVSGLLGAACSVDVAAAPTTAERGGNPSTNTPATASDDGGTSAPLKPSGCPTPEVVAPADVPAGFLAPQKVTLVRVVDGDTAHFMFPGVAAEVIVRFLYVNTEETHDTRATQFGVNTSSKVEEYLKGAQEIMVAPEEDKKKKGSAHLDTYGRTLALVFADGELFQERLVREGWTPYYTQFGCALDPIHRALVWSEAEAKANERGVWAPGHPVDYSAVLKEWMGSSTCRPNPYKQPYCAK from the coding sequence ATGAAAAGTCGCGAAAAGAAAGCGCTCCTTGGCATCTCGGCCGTTCACTCGAGGGGGTCTCTTGGAGCGGCGCTTTCGGCCGTCGGCGTCATCGGAGGGCTCGTCAGCGGGCTCCTCGGCGCGGCATGCAGCGTCGACGTCGCGGCCGCGCCGACGACGGCGGAGCGAGGCGGCAACCCGTCGACCAACACCCCCGCGACCGCGTCCGACGACGGCGGCACATCGGCACCGCTCAAGCCGAGCGGGTGCCCCACGCCCGAGGTCGTCGCGCCGGCGGACGTTCCCGCGGGGTTCCTGGCTCCGCAGAAGGTCACGTTGGTTCGCGTCGTCGACGGCGATACCGCGCACTTCATGTTTCCCGGCGTGGCCGCCGAAGTCATCGTGCGTTTCCTCTACGTGAACACGGAAGAGACGCACGACACACGCGCCACGCAGTTCGGCGTCAACACGTCGTCTAAGGTCGAGGAGTACCTGAAGGGCGCCCAAGAGATCATGGTTGCGCCGGAAGAGGACAAGAAGAAGAAGGGCTCGGCCCACCTCGACACGTACGGGCGAACGCTCGCCCTTGTCTTCGCCGACGGGGAGCTCTTCCAGGAGCGGCTCGTGCGCGAAGGGTGGACGCCCTACTACACGCAGTTCGGCTGCGCCCTCGATCCGATTCATCGCGCCCTCGTTTGGTCGGAGGCGGAGGCGAAGGCCAACGAGCGTGGCGTCTGGGCGCCGGGTCACCCGGTCGACTACAGCGCCGTGCTCAAAGAGTGGATGGGCTCGAGCACCTGCCGGCCGAACCCGTACAAGCAGCCGTACTGCGCGAAGTAG
- a CDS encoding sel1 repeat family protein, protein MKTSAFLGLSALFLVACAGAPQRWGSAKPTTAQKPTPTETTVTSAAVSPTNEIAAACKGAGCVSACERTTDMDACREAGYALRDGSSPDFARAARMFDKACTKKDRRACHELGKAFSVGEGIPADANKAVALYGVACDQGLGQACEDLSKLHEKGEGVPQDHHQGRRTARPRLRCRRLPDVDVQRAQEDGDGEEGQARPEGHRRLEEGVRGERRHRLPRPRPHRLRFGDAQEEVVVARPTSRPGSTRRGVPFLYALTQ, encoded by the coding sequence ATGAAGACATCCGCCTTTCTCGGTCTTTCCGCCCTTTTCCTCGTGGCCTGCGCCGGCGCGCCCCAGCGCTGGGGCTCGGCCAAGCCAACGACCGCGCAGAAGCCCACGCCGACCGAGACGACGGTCACCAGCGCAGCGGTTTCGCCGACGAACGAGATCGCCGCAGCCTGCAAGGGCGCCGGCTGCGTCTCGGCGTGCGAGCGCACGACCGACATGGATGCCTGTCGCGAGGCCGGCTACGCGCTTCGCGACGGCTCTTCGCCGGACTTCGCGAGAGCGGCGCGCATGTTCGACAAGGCGTGCACGAAAAAAGACCGTCGCGCGTGCCACGAGCTCGGCAAGGCGTTTTCCGTTGGCGAAGGCATTCCCGCCGACGCGAACAAGGCCGTCGCGCTCTACGGCGTCGCGTGCGACCAGGGCCTCGGTCAAGCCTGCGAGGATCTCTCGAAGCTCCACGAAAAGGGCGAAGGCGTGCCGCAGGATCACCACCAAGGCCGTCGAACTGCTCGCCCGCGGCTGCGTTGCCGAAGACTTCCAGATGTGGACGTGCAACGCGCTCAAGAAGACGGCGACGGAGAAGAAGGACAAGCTCGCCCAGAAGGTCATCGCCGACTGGAAGAAGGCGTGCGCGGCGAAAGACGCCACCGCCTGCCGCGGCCTCGACCGCACCGGCTCCGCTTCGGCGACGCCCAAGAAGAAGTAGTCGTCGCGCGGCCCACGTCGCGGCCCGGCTCCACGCGTCGCGGCGTCCCATTCTTGTATGCTCTCACCCAGTGA
- a CDS encoding coniferyl aldehyde dehydrogenase, with translation MSATPEVRPPEKSAESRPSRGDRSTTDELGQTLTRLKEAQLRDGPPSLKERRRRLEKLERAVVAHQEVIATAMREDFGNKARLEALMSEVYLVVSGARHAREHVREWMATETRDMPLPLLPAHGEVIPQPVGVVGIVSPWNYPINLALLPLVRAIAAGNRAMLKPSELVPKTSAVLADIVRTAFDPDVVTVIQGDALVGEAFTRLPFDHLVFTGSTRVGRLVMKAASDNLVPVTLELGGKSPVLLGPDANIREVAERVMAGKVWNAGQTCVAPDYLLATSDVVESFVTEARRAIKEMLPRMVDNPDYTSIVSDKHYARLLALIAEAREKGARIEELNSAGEVFPAESRKLAPTLIVGGPADSMTVMQEEIFGPILPIVTVKSLDEAIAFVNARPRPLALYYFGHKAETIDYVLARTSSGGVSVNDTMLHGAADELPFGGIGASGMGAYHGKHGFDAFTKLRPVFYQSRVNARKLLAPPFGKMLATAMRVLIGK, from the coding sequence ATGAGCGCCACGCCGGAAGTCCGTCCTCCCGAAAAGAGCGCCGAGAGCCGACCCTCGCGAGGGGATCGGTCCACGACCGACGAACTCGGCCAGACGTTGACGCGCCTCAAAGAAGCGCAGCTTCGCGACGGGCCGCCCTCGCTCAAGGAGCGTCGTCGTCGACTCGAGAAGCTGGAGCGCGCCGTCGTCGCGCATCAGGAGGTCATCGCCACGGCGATGCGAGAAGACTTCGGCAACAAGGCGCGCCTCGAGGCGTTGATGAGCGAGGTCTATCTCGTCGTGAGCGGGGCGCGCCATGCGCGCGAGCACGTGCGCGAGTGGATGGCGACGGAGACGCGCGACATGCCGCTGCCGCTCTTGCCGGCGCACGGCGAAGTCATCCCGCAGCCGGTCGGTGTCGTCGGCATCGTGTCACCGTGGAACTACCCCATCAACTTGGCGCTGCTTCCGCTCGTAAGAGCTATCGCCGCTGGCAATCGCGCCATGCTCAAGCCCAGCGAGCTGGTCCCCAAGACGAGCGCGGTCTTGGCCGACATCGTTCGCACGGCCTTTGATCCCGACGTGGTGACGGTCATCCAGGGCGACGCGCTCGTCGGCGAAGCGTTCACGCGCTTGCCCTTCGACCACCTCGTGTTCACCGGGTCGACGCGCGTTGGGCGCCTGGTCATGAAGGCCGCCAGCGACAACCTCGTGCCGGTCACGCTCGAGCTAGGCGGGAAGTCGCCGGTGCTCCTGGGGCCCGACGCGAACATCCGCGAGGTCGCCGAGCGCGTCATGGCCGGCAAGGTGTGGAACGCGGGTCAGACCTGCGTGGCGCCCGACTACCTCCTCGCCACGAGCGATGTCGTGGAGTCGTTCGTGACCGAGGCCCGCCGCGCCATCAAAGAGATGCTCCCGCGGATGGTCGACAACCCGGACTACACCTCGATCGTGAGCGACAAGCACTACGCGCGGCTGCTCGCGCTCATCGCCGAGGCCCGCGAGAAGGGGGCGCGAATCGAGGAGCTGAACAGCGCCGGCGAGGTTTTTCCGGCGGAGTCACGAAAGCTTGCGCCAACGCTCATCGTCGGCGGCCCCGCCGACTCGATGACCGTGATGCAGGAGGAGATCTTCGGTCCCATCCTGCCCATTGTGACCGTGAAGTCGCTCGACGAGGCCATCGCCTTCGTGAACGCGCGCCCCCGGCCGCTCGCCCTCTACTACTTCGGTCACAAGGCCGAGACGATCGACTACGTGCTCGCTCGAACGAGCTCCGGTGGCGTCAGCGTCAACGACACGATGCTGCACGGCGCCGCCGACGAGCTGCCGTTTGGTGGCATCGGCGCGAGCGGCATGGGCGCGTACCACGGCAAACACGGCTTCGACGCCTTCACCAAGCTAAGGCCAGTCTTCTACCAAAGCCGCGTGAACGCGCGGAAGCTGCTCGCGCCGCCCTTTGGAAAGATGCTAGCGACGGCGATGCGCGTCCTCATCGGCAAGTAG
- a CDS encoding Hsp20/alpha crystallin family protein: MLSRWDPFSELSRMQDDMFKNFATDERPASALAFRPAVDIVEDKEAIWLRAELPGIKTEDVHVELEKNVLTIRGERKSEQKVQKDGFYRFERRHGQFARSFVLPETVDGGAIAADLKDGVLTVRLPKRAAEQPRRISVKGDGPTKDPVGTA, translated from the coding sequence ATGCTCTCTCGTTGGGATCCATTCTCCGAACTCTCTCGCATGCAAGACGACATGTTCAAGAACTTCGCCACCGATGAGCGCCCCGCAAGCGCGCTCGCCTTTCGGCCGGCCGTCGACATCGTCGAGGACAAGGAGGCGATCTGGCTCAGGGCCGAGCTGCCCGGCATCAAGACCGAAGACGTCCACGTGGAGCTCGAGAAGAACGTGCTGACGATTCGCGGTGAGCGGAAGAGCGAACAGAAGGTTCAGAAGGACGGCTTCTATCGCTTTGAGCGACGCCACGGGCAGTTCGCCCGCTCGTTCGTATTGCCCGAGACCGTCGATGGCGGTGCCATCGCGGCGGACTTGAAGGACGGAGTCCTCACGGTCCGTCTCCCCAAGCGGGCCGCCGAGCAGCCTCGCAGGATCAGCGTGAAGGGCGACGGCCCCACCAAGGATCCCGTCGGCACCGCTTGA
- a CDS encoding teichoic acid biosynthesis protein — translation MKILYGVVGEGMGHAMRSRVVLEHLLAEGHEVAIMASGRAVDYLAKRFDGVNRIHGLHMIYEENRVRLGKTVWSNVLSGAVGLPQNIAAYFQLISEFRPEVAISDFESWTYLYAKTHRIPVISIDNMQIINRCLHGPDIIGSSARDATDFQLARAFVKGKLPFCDDYLITTFFRPPVRKEPTRLVPPIVRPEILAKAPTRGDHLLVYQTAEGHDQLAHVLERAGVPCRVYGMRRDLKEDLAAGHLLYRPFSETTFIDDLASARGVVAGGGFTLMSECVYLRKPLLAVPLEKQFEQVLNARYLEKEGFGQGVFGAIDDAALARFLSNVPRHEENLARYRQDGNRELFAAVDEVLDRAAAGVS, via the coding sequence GTGAAAATTCTCTACGGCGTGGTGGGCGAAGGCATGGGCCATGCGATGCGTTCTCGCGTGGTCTTGGAGCACCTCTTGGCTGAGGGCCATGAGGTCGCCATCATGGCTTCGGGGCGAGCCGTCGACTACTTGGCGAAGCGCTTCGACGGCGTGAACCGCATCCACGGCCTCCACATGATCTACGAGGAGAACCGCGTGCGCCTCGGCAAGACCGTTTGGTCGAACGTGCTCTCCGGCGCCGTGGGGTTGCCGCAGAACATCGCCGCGTACTTCCAGCTCATCAGCGAGTTTCGCCCCGAGGTCGCCATCAGCGACTTCGAATCGTGGACGTACCTCTACGCAAAGACGCACCGCATCCCCGTGATCAGCATCGACAACATGCAGATCATCAATCGATGCCTCCACGGTCCCGACATCATCGGTTCCAGCGCTCGCGACGCGACCGACTTCCAGCTCGCGCGCGCCTTCGTCAAGGGCAAGCTCCCCTTCTGCGACGACTACCTCATCACCACCTTCTTTCGTCCGCCGGTGCGCAAGGAGCCCACGAGGCTCGTGCCGCCCATCGTCCGTCCGGAGATCTTGGCCAAGGCGCCGACGCGGGGCGACCACCTGCTCGTCTATCAAACGGCCGAAGGTCACGATCAGCTCGCGCACGTGCTCGAACGCGCCGGCGTGCCGTGCCGCGTCTACGGGATGCGACGCGACCTCAAGGAAGACCTGGCAGCGGGGCACCTGCTCTATCGACCCTTCAGCGAGACCACGTTCATCGACGACCTCGCGTCGGCCCGCGGCGTCGTAGCGGGCGGAGGCTTCACGCTCATGAGCGAGTGCGTGTACTTGCGAAAGCCGCTCCTCGCCGTCCCCCTCGAGAAGCAATTCGAGCAAGTTTTGAACGCGCGCTACCTCGAAAAGGAGGGCTTCGGTCAGGGCGTCTTTGGCGCTATCGACGACGCGGCGCTGGCGCGATTTCTCTCGAACGTGCCGCGGCACGAGGAGAACCTGGCGCGGTACCGTCAGGATGGAAACCGCGAGCTGTTCGCCGCCGTCGACGAGGTGCTCGATCGAGCCGCCGCGGGCGTCTCGTAG
- a CDS encoding DUF1232 domain-containing protein, translating to MAKLRPAMTAAGAAATVGFLPGIWRFFRDREASLAGKGFVVLSLAYIVFPADVIADVIPFIGWLDDMGVAAIAIAYLHRVSRRYPALEGPAPAQPGAVKLPPPER from the coding sequence ATGGCCAAACTTCGACCTGCCATGACGGCCGCGGGCGCCGCGGCCACGGTGGGATTCCTTCCCGGGATCTGGCGCTTCTTCCGCGACCGCGAAGCGTCGTTGGCGGGCAAGGGCTTCGTCGTTCTCTCGCTGGCCTACATCGTCTTTCCGGCGGACGTCATCGCTGACGTGATCCCCTTCATTGGGTGGCTCGACGACATGGGCGTCGCGGCCATCGCCATCGCGTACCTGCACCGCGTGTCACGCCGATACCCTGCACTCGAGGGGCCGGCTCCGGCGCAACCGGGCGCCGTGAAACTTCCTCCGCCAGAACGCTAG
- a CDS encoding serine/threonine protein phosphatase has translation MTARTFAFGDIHGDLAALRAVMAKLPSLTYEDTLLFVGDYLDRGPNSAQVIHFIKDELPGKTAARIVTLRGNHEDAWLRVTMGGWPEFVLPPPNGCLATLRSYTGALFFEGDQPTRTEHAALLTGAFFPDDHLEWMTSLPYWYEDEHAIYVHAGLPQEADGAFQHPRTVANKAVLLWVRTIEFFRDYRGKRVVVGHTSTDYLPPELSSFTPEDPLDMWAGDSVLAIDTGAGKGGFLTCVELPAVKVYESR, from the coding sequence GTGACCGCACGCACCTTCGCTTTCGGCGACATCCACGGCGACCTCGCCGCCCTTCGCGCCGTCATGGCCAAGCTCCCTTCGCTCACCTACGAAGACACGCTGCTCTTCGTCGGTGACTACCTCGACCGCGGGCCCAACTCGGCGCAAGTCATCCACTTCATCAAGGACGAACTGCCGGGGAAGACCGCCGCCCGCATCGTGACGCTCCGCGGCAACCACGAAGATGCGTGGCTGCGCGTGACCATGGGAGGCTGGCCGGAGTTCGTGTTGCCCCCGCCCAACGGCTGCCTCGCGACGCTGCGCAGCTACACCGGCGCGCTCTTCTTCGAAGGCGATCAGCCCACGCGCACCGAACACGCGGCCCTGCTCACCGGCGCGTTCTTCCCCGACGACCACCTCGAGTGGATGACCAGCCTGCCCTATTGGTACGAAGACGAGCACGCGATCTACGTTCACGCGGGCCTTCCGCAAGAGGCCGACGGCGCGTTTCAGCACCCGCGCACCGTGGCGAACAAGGCCGTGCTCCTCTGGGTCCGCACCATCGAGTTCTTCCGCGACTACCGCGGCAAGCGCGTCGTCGTCGGGCACACCTCGACGGACTACCTACCGCCGGAGCTCTCGTCGTTTACGCCGGAAGACCCGCTCGACATGTGGGCCGGCGATTCGGTGCTCGCCATCGACACCGGCGCCGGCAAAGGTGGGTTTCTCACGTGCGTCGAGCTTCCGGCGGTGAAGGTGTACGAGTCGCGCTGA
- a CDS encoding serine/threonine protein kinase: MTQSVPEDGEVPPTANLEPGTLVAQYRVEKLLGEGGMGAVYRAEHVHMRKAVALKVLRPDASEYPEVVERFKREAIAAAHIDHPNVVSATDSGELPDGSVYLVLEYVDGENLRDVIAGGKVDAARALHVVREIASALVVAHASGVVHRDIKPENVMLVARGTAREAVKLFDFGIAKIDVGSVTGKRNATLQPITRIGTIFGTPDYMAPEQAMGQSVDGRADLYSLGVVLFEMLTGTRPFKGGAVTLMRQHILQDVPELPDDVARTLDPRIAAVLKRLLAKDPAGRFSTSAELVEAIDAILGKSGASLPPAALSPPPVPPLVPDGKPSRPMPPKAREAVDSEADTKVAVTPPGRTWRPVARAAYSAEGSSRRRRRTAIAGAVALVALGAGVTFSLMRGSGPVAPAAATPSVAPEPAAPPAAPTALVVPSATPSAPAAASAPEPETKPVATIVAADDPAPKPSAEKRPEPKPKKPNKKKTGPK, encoded by the coding sequence AAGATGGCGAAGTGCCGCCGACCGCGAACCTCGAGCCGGGGACGTTGGTCGCGCAGTATCGCGTCGAAAAGCTCCTGGGCGAGGGCGGCATGGGCGCCGTTTATCGCGCCGAGCACGTGCACATGCGCAAGGCCGTCGCCCTCAAGGTGCTGCGGCCAGACGCCTCCGAGTATCCGGAGGTCGTCGAGCGCTTCAAGCGCGAGGCCATCGCGGCGGCGCACATCGATCATCCGAACGTCGTCTCGGCGACGGACTCGGGCGAGCTCCCCGACGGCTCCGTCTACCTCGTGCTCGAGTACGTCGACGGAGAAAACCTCCGCGACGTCATCGCCGGCGGCAAGGTTGATGCGGCCCGCGCGCTGCACGTGGTGCGCGAAATCGCCAGCGCCCTGGTCGTGGCCCACGCGTCGGGCGTCGTGCACCGCGACATCAAGCCGGAGAACGTCATGCTCGTCGCGCGCGGCACGGCGCGGGAGGCGGTGAAGCTCTTCGACTTCGGCATCGCGAAGATCGATGTCGGCAGTGTCACCGGCAAACGCAACGCAACACTCCAGCCGATCACGCGCATCGGCACCATCTTCGGCACGCCGGATTACATGGCGCCGGAGCAGGCGATGGGCCAGTCGGTCGACGGTCGCGCAGACCTCTACTCACTGGGCGTCGTGCTCTTCGAGATGTTGACGGGGACACGACCTTTCAAGGGCGGCGCCGTGACGCTCATGCGGCAGCACATCCTCCAAGACGTCCCCGAACTTCCTGATGACGTCGCGAGGACGCTCGATCCGCGCATCGCGGCGGTCCTGAAGCGCCTGTTGGCGAAAGATCCGGCGGGCCGATTCTCCACGTCGGCAGAGCTCGTCGAGGCCATCGATGCGATTCTTGGCAAGAGCGGAGCGAGCCTGCCACCGGCGGCGCTCTCTCCGCCGCCCGTGCCGCCGCTCGTGCCTGACGGGAAGCCGAGTCGACCCATGCCTCCCAAGGCGCGCGAAGCGGTCGACTCGGAGGCCGACACCAAGGTTGCCGTCACGCCGCCGGGCCGAACCTGGCGACCGGTAGCCCGCGCCGCCTACTCTGCGGAAGGCTCATCGCGGCGCCGGCGACGCACCGCCATCGCGGGCGCGGTCGCCCTGGTCGCGCTGGGCGCGGGCGTCACGTTTTCGCTGATGCGAGGCAGCGGACCGGTAGCCCCTGCAGCGGCGACCCCGTCGGTGGCCCCAGAACCCGCGGCGCCGCCCGCAGCTCCGACGGCCCTCGTCGTTCCGTCGGCGACGCCCTCGGCGCCAGCCGCAGCGTCCGCTCCGGAACCCGAGACGAAGCCTGTTGCGACAATCGTCGCGGCCGACGATCCTGCACCGAAGCCGAGCGCGGAGAAGCGTCCGGAACCCAAGCCCAAGAAACCCAACAAGAAGAAGACTGGCCCCAAGTGA